The Chelatococcus sp. HY11 genome includes a window with the following:
- a CDS encoding LLM class flavin-dependent oxidoreductase, producing MPKEIAINAFHMNAPGHSWAGLWTHPADRAIDYTDLDFWITIARTAERGLLDGIFLADVSGVYDVYKGSPDAALAAGAQIPSNDPSVLISAMAAATQNLGFGVTASVGYEQPYYLARRFSTLDHLTKGRVAWNIVTGYLESGVKALGDTAVRDHDQRYDRADEFLDLVYKLWEGSWEDDAAARDKVGRVFARPEKVHRISHHGTYFDLDAIHLSEPSPQRTPLLYQAGTSARGRAFAARHAECVFTNQSKKQLAESAVDIRRRAIGFGRHPDDIRIFVGATVIVAPTEAEARDKYEEYRSHLDVKGALALLSGWTGIDFGDYGPDDPVRFVKNNNSVQSKLEAMTIRSADRVWRVRDLADFGEVGGRGPFIVGTPSQVADELLAWVDEAGVDGFNLTRVVEPRNLEDFVDLVVPELQNRGVFKTAYRPGPLREKFFGHARLGPRHPGRAFRYDAHPATVGIPAE from the coding sequence ATGCCGAAGGAAATTGCGATCAACGCCTTCCACATGAATGCGCCCGGCCACAGCTGGGCCGGCCTGTGGACCCATCCCGCCGATCGCGCGATCGACTACACCGACCTTGATTTTTGGATCACCATCGCCCGCACCGCCGAGCGCGGCTTGCTCGACGGCATTTTTCTGGCCGATGTCTCGGGTGTCTACGATGTCTACAAGGGCTCGCCTGATGCGGCTCTCGCGGCTGGCGCGCAGATCCCGAGCAATGATCCGTCCGTGCTGATTTCCGCGATGGCGGCCGCGACGCAGAACCTCGGCTTCGGCGTCACCGCGTCGGTCGGCTATGAGCAGCCCTATTACCTCGCGCGCCGCTTCTCGACCCTCGATCATCTCACCAAGGGCCGCGTCGCCTGGAACATCGTCACCGGCTATCTCGAAAGCGGCGTGAAGGCGCTCGGCGACACGGCGGTGCGCGACCATGACCAGCGCTATGACCGGGCCGACGAGTTCCTGGACCTCGTCTATAAGCTCTGGGAGGGTTCGTGGGAGGATGACGCGGCGGCGCGTGACAAGGTGGGCCGCGTTTTCGCGCGGCCGGAGAAGGTGCATCGCATCAGCCATCACGGCACCTATTTCGACCTTGACGCCATCCATCTGAGCGAGCCATCGCCCCAGCGCACGCCGCTTCTCTACCAGGCGGGCACCTCGGCGCGCGGCCGCGCCTTCGCGGCACGCCACGCGGAATGCGTGTTTACAAACCAGAGCAAGAAGCAGCTGGCCGAAAGCGCGGTCGATATCCGGCGCCGCGCCATCGGTTTCGGCCGGCACCCCGACGATATCCGCATCTTCGTCGGCGCCACCGTGATCGTTGCGCCGACAGAAGCCGAGGCCCGCGACAAATATGAGGAGTACCGCAGCCATCTCGATGTGAAGGGCGCGCTCGCGCTGCTGTCGGGCTGGACGGGCATCGATTTCGGCGACTACGGGCCGGACGACCCGGTGCGCTTCGTGAAGAATAACAACAGCGTGCAATCGAAGCTGGAGGCCATGACCATCCGTAGCGCCGACAGGGTGTGGCGGGTGAGGGACCTCGCGGATTTCGGCGAGGTGGGCGGACGTGGGCCGTTCATCGTCGGCACGCCGTCGCAGGTCGCCGACGAACTCCTCGCCTGGGTCGATGAAGCGGGGGTCGATGGCTTCAACCTCACCCGGGTGGTCGAGCCGCGCAATCTCGAGGATTTTGTGGATCTCGTTGTGCCTGAACTGCAGAACCGGGGCGTCTTCAAGACAGCCTATCGGCCGGGCCCCTTGCGCGAGA
- a CDS encoding LLM class flavin-dependent oxidoreductase has protein sequence MTREIRFNAFVVGRPVHQSPGLWRHPRDRSTAYKDLDYWVDLARTLERGLFDAIFLADGIGPNDVYGGNLDAALTHGSQVPTNDPTLLIPAMAHATRNLGFAVTGNLSFEPPYLFARRFSTLDQLTRGRVGWNIVTGKSSAGAKGMGRDAIVPHDQRYDIADEFMEVVYKLWEGSWEDDAVLWDRDQGIFARPEKVHRVSHQGAHYKLDAIHLTEPSPQRTPVLFQAGGSTRGRAFAARHAEGVFLAAPTKTVAAKVISDVRRRAAENGRHPDDLLFFPLMTVIVGENERAARAKLAEYQSYISHQGALVLFSGWTGIDLAGRDLDEVLRYEDRDNGVVSTIEAFTVADPNRQWTLRDIARHAGIGGQGPVIVGSPVEVADEIEAWVEETGADGFNLAYAVAPETYVDFIDLVVPELQRRGAYKSQYAAGTYREKLFGPGHARLAAPHPGAGFRYDAA, from the coding sequence ATGACCAGGGAAATCCGCTTCAACGCTTTCGTCGTCGGCCGCCCGGTGCACCAGTCGCCAGGGCTCTGGCGGCATCCACGGGACCGCTCCACCGCCTACAAGGATCTCGACTATTGGGTCGATCTCGCCCGCACGCTGGAGCGCGGGTTGTTCGATGCCATCTTCCTCGCCGACGGCATCGGGCCCAACGATGTTTACGGCGGCAATCTCGATGCGGCGCTCACGCATGGCTCGCAGGTGCCGACCAATGATCCCACACTGCTGATCCCGGCGATGGCGCACGCCACCCGCAACCTCGGCTTCGCGGTCACGGGCAATCTCTCCTTCGAGCCGCCTTATCTCTTCGCACGCCGTTTCTCGACCCTTGACCAGCTGACGCGCGGACGCGTCGGCTGGAACATCGTCACCGGCAAGTCATCGGCGGGGGCGAAGGGCATGGGGCGGGACGCGATCGTCCCACACGACCAGCGCTACGACATCGCCGACGAGTTCATGGAGGTGGTCTACAAACTCTGGGAGGGCAGCTGGGAGGATGACGCCGTCTTGTGGGATCGGGACCAGGGCATCTTCGCCCGCCCGGAGAAGGTCCACCGCGTCAGCCATCAGGGCGCGCATTACAAGCTGGACGCTATCCACCTGACGGAACCGTCACCCCAGCGCACGCCCGTATTGTTCCAGGCCGGCGGCTCGACGCGCGGACGTGCCTTCGCGGCACGCCACGCGGAAGGCGTGTTTCTCGCCGCGCCGACCAAGACGGTCGCCGCCAAGGTGATCAGCGACGTGCGCCGGCGCGCCGCCGAGAACGGCCGCCATCCGGACGATCTCCTGTTCTTTCCCCTCATGACGGTGATCGTCGGGGAGAATGAGCGCGCCGCCCGGGCGAAGCTTGCGGAGTACCAGTCCTACATCAGCCACCAGGGGGCCCTCGTGCTGTTCTCCGGCTGGACGGGCATCGATTTGGCGGGCCGCGATCTCGACGAGGTGCTGCGCTATGAGGATCGCGACAACGGTGTGGTCTCGACGATCGAGGCCTTCACGGTCGCCGATCCAAACCGGCAATGGACTTTGCGCGACATCGCCCGCCACGCGGGCATCGGCGGCCAAGGGCCCGTCATCGTCGGCTCGCCGGTTGAGGTCGCGGATGAGATTGAGGCCTGGGTCGAGGAAACAGGCGCCGACGGGTTCAATCTCGCTTATGCGGTCGCGCCGGAAACCTATGTCGATTTCATCGACCTCGTCGTGCCGGAGCTGCAGAGGCGCGGCGCCTATAAGAGCCAATACGCCGCCGGCACCTATCGCGAGAAGCTGTTTGGCCCCGGGCATGCGCGCCTTGCCGCGCCGCATCCAGGCGCGGGCTTCCGCTACGACGCGGCCTGA
- a CDS encoding ABC transporter substrate-binding protein: MSARTGGTRLPISPPPYNRRPLIRHLRGALACLSLSLGLAAIGSATSTAQESPARTPVRGGTLIAAIEPQPSVLTTVFNNQYANAVLSTNIFDGLLRYDENLAPQPSLAESWEVAPDGKSITFHLRKGVKWHDGQEFTSEDVKFSALEAWKKTHTRGRLTFAALQDVETPDKYTAIFRLETPALVILNALNAAESQIIPKHIFAGSAIPTNPANAKPIGTGPFRFKEWKKGQYIELERNPDYWDEGKPYLDRVIFKVIPDTASRAAALETGELLFAPYDAVPFGDVARLRKDPNLRFETRGYDYHSQFYLLDYNLRNPILANVKVRQAIARAINKQGLIDTVWYGLGKPSTGPIPSSVKTYYTPDVQQYDFDPAAAEKLLDDAGYPRKADGTRFDLNIDFTAVGDVTANSAEYIRQSLKRVGINLKLNNLDDPSYLRKVYKDYDYDLNLLQISPLIDPQMGLFRLYWSKAQAPGVPYVNASSYASPATDRIIEAIRIEGDPEKRVKLFHDLQRVVTSDLPLVPLFEMQHFTFYNKKVHGVNTTPDGAISSLKNVWLER; encoded by the coding sequence ATGTCCGCGAGAACTGGCGGCACCCGCCTCCCCATCAGTCCCCCGCCCTACAACCGCCGTCCTTTGATCCGGCACCTGCGCGGCGCGCTCGCCTGTCTCTCGCTATCGCTCGGCCTGGCTGCAATTGGATCGGCAACGTCAACGGCACAGGAGAGCCCGGCGCGGACACCGGTGCGCGGCGGCACGCTGATCGCGGCGATCGAGCCGCAGCCATCCGTGCTGACGACGGTGTTCAACAATCAATATGCGAACGCGGTTCTGTCGACGAACATCTTCGACGGCCTGCTGCGCTATGATGAAAACTTGGCGCCACAGCCGAGCCTTGCTGAGAGCTGGGAGGTTGCGCCGGATGGCAAGTCCATCACCTTCCACCTGCGCAAGGGGGTGAAGTGGCATGACGGCCAGGAGTTCACGTCGGAGGATGTGAAGTTCAGCGCGCTCGAGGCCTGGAAGAAAACCCATACACGCGGCAGGCTCACCTTCGCGGCCCTTCAGGATGTCGAGACCCCGGACAAGTATACGGCCATCTTCCGCCTTGAGACGCCCGCTCTTGTTATCCTGAACGCCTTGAATGCCGCCGAATCGCAGATCATCCCGAAGCATATATTCGCTGGCTCGGCTATCCCGACCAATCCCGCCAATGCCAAACCGATAGGCACGGGTCCATTCCGCTTCAAGGAGTGGAAGAAAGGCCAGTATATCGAGCTCGAGCGCAATCCCGACTACTGGGATGAAGGCAAGCCTTACCTCGACCGTGTAATCTTCAAGGTCATTCCCGATACCGCGAGCCGCGCCGCCGCGCTGGAGACGGGTGAACTGCTGTTCGCACCCTACGATGCCGTGCCCTTCGGCGACGTCGCGCGCCTGCGCAAGGACCCCAATCTGCGATTCGAAACGCGCGGCTATGATTATCACTCGCAGTTCTACCTGCTGGATTACAACCTGCGGAATCCCATTCTCGCCAATGTGAAAGTCCGCCAGGCCATCGCCCGCGCTATCAACAAGCAGGGACTGATCGACACGGTGTGGTATGGGCTCGGCAAGCCCTCGACCGGCCCTATCCCGTCCAGCGTCAAGACCTACTACACGCCGGATGTCCAGCAGTACGACTTTGACCCGGCCGCCGCGGAGAAACTGCTCGACGACGCCGGCTATCCGCGCAAGGCGGACGGCACCCGCTTCGACCTGAATATCGACTTCACGGCGGTTGGCGACGTCACCGCCAATTCAGCCGAATATATCCGCCAAAGCCTGAAGCGCGTCGGCATCAATCTCAAGCTGAATAATCTCGACGACCCCTCCTATCTCAGGAAGGTCTACAAGGACTACGATTACGACCTCAATCTGCTGCAGATCTCACCGCTGATCGATCCGCAGATGGGCCTGTTCCGGCTCTACTGGTCGAAGGCGCAGGCGCCGGGCGTGCCCTATGTCAATGCGTCGAGCTATGCGAGCCCAGCGACGGACCGCATCATCGAGGCGATCCGCATCGAGGGTGATCCCGAGAAACGCGTGAAGCTCTTTCATGATCTGCAGCGGGTCGTGACATCGGACCTGCCGCTCGTGCCGCTGTTCGAGATGCAGCATTTCACCTTCTACAACAAGAAGGTGCACGGCGTGAACACGACGCCGGACGGCGCGATCTCATCGCTCAAGAACGTCTGGCTGGAGCGCTGA
- a CDS encoding acyl-CoA dehydrogenase family protein yields MAQPSLARIPSSSPHDGQALVALSAAFGEKLAAGAAARDSERRLPFAEIRELAASGLLAARVPAEYGGPEVSMVDYARIILNLAKGDPNVAQAAAPVFPNVEKIRIYGSEAQKRRYFGIVLDGRLFTGNAAAERGGKRIGDMTTRVTRNAGGYRLDGRKYYSTGTLFAEYVLVTSHLGDDSRAAVIVPTDREGVTVTDDWDGMGQRTTASGTAVFDNVRLDPDEIMPIPAYGQRRTYEGAYAQLMHAALDAGIALAALEDGIRYGRDGARPLPEAGVERAADDPYVLHTVGEMAIQTHAAVALVERGAALLDRAVEAFYGGRDADRLLGEASIAVAEAKYMSSEASIKVSEMIFRIGGASATSRQRNLDRHWRNARTHTTHDPVAYKARAVGNFYLNGALPPINTKI; encoded by the coding sequence ATGGCGCAGCCATCCCTGGCCCGCATCCCCTCATCAAGCCCTCACGATGGCCAGGCGCTCGTCGCGCTGTCAGCCGCTTTCGGCGAGAAACTCGCCGCCGGGGCGGCCGCGCGCGACAGTGAACGCCGCCTGCCCTTCGCGGAAATTCGCGAGCTGGCAGCCTCTGGCCTGCTCGCTGCCCGCGTGCCGGCGGAATACGGCGGGCCGGAAGTGTCGATGGTCGACTACGCCCGCATCATTCTCAACCTCGCCAAGGGCGACCCCAATGTCGCCCAGGCTGCCGCGCCCGTCTTTCCCAATGTGGAGAAGATCCGGATCTATGGCAGCGAAGCACAGAAGCGCCGCTACTTCGGCATCGTGTTGGACGGCCGTCTGTTCACCGGCAATGCCGCGGCGGAACGTGGCGGCAAGCGCATCGGCGACATGACGACCCGAGTGACGCGCAATGCCGGCGGCTACCGCCTCGACGGGCGTAAATACTATTCCACCGGCACGCTCTTCGCGGAATACGTGCTGGTGACCTCACATCTCGGCGACGACAGCCGCGCGGCGGTCATTGTCCCGACTGATCGCGAGGGCGTCACCGTCACCGACGACTGGGACGGGATGGGCCAGCGCACGACGGCGAGTGGCACTGCGGTCTTCGACAATGTGCGGCTCGATCCCGACGAGATCATGCCGATCCCCGCCTATGGCCAGCGCCGCACCTACGAGGGTGCCTATGCCCAGCTGATGCATGCGGCGCTCGATGCGGGCATCGCGCTGGCCGCGCTCGAGGATGGTATCCGCTATGGCCGCGACGGCGCCCGCCCCCTCCCCGAGGCAGGCGTGGAGCGCGCGGCGGACGATCCTTACGTGCTGCACACGGTCGGCGAGATGGCGATCCAGACCCATGCGGCCGTGGCGCTGGTGGAGCGCGGCGCGGCGCTACTGGATCGGGCTGTCGAGGCCTTCTACGGCGGACGGGACGCCGACCGACTGCTTGGCGAGGCCTCAATCGCCGTTGCCGAAGCCAAATACATGTCGAGCGAGGCGTCCATCAAGGTGAGCGAGATGATCTTCCGCATTGGCGGCGCCTCCGCCACGTCGCGCCAGCGCAATCTCGACCGGCATTGGCGAAACGCGCGCACTCACACCACTCACGACCCTGTTGCCTACAAGGCGCGCGCGGTCGGCAATTTCTACCTCAATGGCGCGTTGCCTCCCATCAACACCAAGATATGA
- a CDS encoding 2-dehydropantoate 2-reductase: MTRLCIFGAGAVGSHLAAKLIRSGKVDVSLVARGAHLSALRDNGLTLRGVEDSFTVPVAMATDDPNSLPPQDVVIVGLKSHSLPPVAAQLGRLIAPDGVALFCLNGIPWWWNHGLPGKAGPLPLIDPDGVLWKEIGAERALGVIVQSPNEIVAPGVVENASDSNHFLLGEPDRSPSPRLDSSLALLQSAGIDAIHSPDIRRDVWAKLLRNASNGPLAALTRLVGAERNAFPELDAVGQAIITELVAIAGAQGYDIGTEAAERGKGPRAQALAAVRPSMLQDLMQGRPMEVESQLGQPALFADEVGVAAPTLKTVLALLRGLNHAITRGASPKADA, translated from the coding sequence ATGACGAGGCTTTGCATTTTCGGGGCCGGCGCCGTGGGCAGCCACCTCGCCGCCAAGCTCATCCGCTCCGGCAAGGTGGATGTGTCGCTCGTCGCGCGCGGCGCCCATCTTTCAGCCCTGCGGGATAACGGTCTGACGCTGCGTGGCGTGGAGGATAGCTTCACCGTCCCCGTCGCGATGGCGACCGACGATCCAAACAGCCTGCCGCCGCAGGACGTCGTGATCGTCGGGTTGAAATCCCACAGCCTGCCGCCGGTTGCCGCTCAACTCGGCCGGCTTATCGCGCCGGACGGGGTCGCGCTCTTCTGCCTCAATGGCATCCCGTGGTGGTGGAACCATGGCCTGCCCGGCAAGGCCGGGCCGCTGCCCCTCATCGATCCTGATGGTGTGCTCTGGAAGGAGATCGGCGCGGAACGGGCGCTTGGCGTGATCGTCCAGTCACCCAACGAGATCGTTGCGCCGGGCGTCGTCGAAAATGCGAGCGACAGCAATCACTTCCTGCTGGGCGAACCTGACCGCAGCCCAAGCCCTCGCCTGGATTCCAGCCTGGCGCTTCTGCAATCGGCCGGCATTGACGCCATCCACTCGCCGGACATCCGCCGTGATGTCTGGGCGAAGCTTCTCCGCAATGCTTCCAACGGACCGCTCGCCGCGCTGACACGCCTCGTCGGCGCTGAACGCAACGCATTCCCTGAACTCGACGCGGTTGGCCAGGCCATCATCACCGAGCTGGTCGCCATCGCGGGCGCGCAGGGCTACGATATCGGCACAGAGGCGGCCGAAAGAGGCAAGGGGCCGCGGGCCCAGGCTCTCGCAGCCGTTCGTCCCTCGATGCTTCAGGACCTGATGCAGGGCAGACCAATGGAAGTCGAGAGCCAGCTCGGCCAACCCGCGCTCTTCGCCGATGAAGTCGGGGTTGCGGCCCCAACCCTCAAGACGGTGCTCGCGCTGCTGCGCGGGCTCAACCACGCGATAACCCGCGGCGCATCGCCCAAAGCGGACGCGTGA
- a CDS encoding DUF1428 family protein translates to MKYVEGFVVAVPAANKEAYRKHAADAVPLFKEFGATRVVECWGDDVPDGKVTDFRRAVKAEEGEVVVFSWFEYPSKEVRDAAHAKMMSDPRMKEMGSTMPFDGKRMIFGGFAPIVDM, encoded by the coding sequence ATGAAATACGTGGAAGGGTTTGTTGTGGCCGTGCCAGCGGCGAATAAGGAAGCTTATCGCAAGCACGCCGCTGATGCGGTGCCCTTGTTCAAGGAGTTCGGCGCGACACGCGTCGTTGAATGCTGGGGTGACGACGTGCCGGACGGCAAGGTCACGGATTTTCGCCGTGCCGTGAAGGCCGAGGAGGGTGAGGTCGTCGTCTTCAGCTGGTTCGAATATCCTTCAAAGGAAGTTCGAGACGCGGCCCATGCCAAGATGATGTCCGACCCGCGCATGAAGGAGATGGGCTCGACCATGCCCTTCGACGGAAAGCGCATGATCTTTGGCGGTTTCGCGCCGATCGTGGATATGTAG
- a CDS encoding 2'-5' RNA ligase family protein, which produces MFYTASRCGHLPKGSSVVARVSAARSSIYGIGLRLLRRGAPVMQDQLDLFRDERWRPRFPERLFFCLLPDRGSATKIARFSTVFRRENAIQGDVLKPGRLHVSLYHVGDYKRLPTHKVYASELAARTIGGQAFEVTFSSVGSFRPAPKRGGGERKHPLVLLAEAGSLQRLHEALVEAMRGHGLRAADTFKPHMTLAYCPGPVPFQSIGPIRFKAKAFTLIHSERGLGRYHEKGRWPLADA; this is translated from the coding sequence ATGTTCTATACAGCAAGTCGTTGCGGGCATCTGCCAAAAGGGTCAAGTGTTGTCGCGCGCGTCTCGGCGGCCCGGTCGTCGATTTATGGGATCGGGCTGCGATTGTTGCGTAGGGGAGCGCCCGTCATGCAAGATCAGCTTGATTTATTCCGGGACGAGCGCTGGCGGCCGCGATTCCCCGAGAGGTTGTTTTTTTGCCTGCTTCCTGACCGTGGATCCGCGACGAAGATCGCGCGTTTCAGTACGGTTTTTCGACGGGAGAACGCTATCCAGGGAGACGTCCTGAAACCAGGGCGCCTCCATGTTTCGCTGTACCACGTGGGCGACTACAAACGGCTGCCAACGCACAAGGTTTATGCGTCGGAGCTCGCCGCTCGCACCATCGGTGGGCAGGCGTTCGAGGTTACCTTCTCTTCGGTGGGGAGTTTTCGGCCAGCACCCAAGCGCGGCGGCGGGGAGCGCAAGCATCCCCTCGTGCTGCTGGCGGAAGCCGGTTCTCTCCAGCGTCTGCACGAGGCGCTCGTCGAAGCCATGCGGGGCCATGGCCTACGCGCGGCAGACACTTTCAAGCCGCATATGACGCTGGCCTACTGCCCGGGGCCGGTACCCTTTCAGTCGATCGGTCCGATCCGTTTCAAGGCCAAGGCCTTCACCCTTATTCACAGCGAACGCGGACTAGGACGATACCATGAGAAGGGCCGCTGGCCGCTCGCCGACGCATGA
- a CDS encoding acetamidase/formamidase family protein, with product MTDGHSATTQRSVVVQGFTNSVLDPKEPMLGPLENGGTIIANTAPGCWGPMITPRLRGGHEVTQPVFVAGAEPGDAVAIRIRDITVTSLATASGHDSSPAGFCLGDPYVAARCPVCDEIWPETHVEGIGQDAVRCDRCGNAVKPFEIVHGYTVVFDHAHGVGLTMPRSAADKIAHEAKHYAALPDHSVQHSILTFAPADMAGVPVRLRPFLGQLGTTPSMALPDSHNAGDFGAFLVGAPHPYAVTAEQLAAHKTDGHMDIDAVRAGAILVAPVKVKGAGVYMGDMHAAQGDGEIAGHTMDVAGSVTLQVEVVKNYRIDGPVLFPLLEDLPPLARPLSPAEKAAAQKLASQWGVSAIEELAPISVIGTAANMNAAIDNGLQRAADLLGLTVPEIRNRATVNGAIEIGRAPGVIQVTFLAPLSRLDAAGLGDYAREQYGL from the coding sequence ATGACGGACGGACATTCAGCAACCACCCAGCGTAGCGTGGTCGTGCAGGGCTTCACAAACAGTGTCCTTGACCCGAAGGAGCCCATGCTCGGACCGCTGGAGAACGGCGGAACCATCATCGCGAATACCGCGCCGGGATGCTGGGGCCCCATGATCACCCCGCGACTGCGTGGCGGGCACGAGGTCACGCAGCCTGTGTTCGTCGCGGGCGCGGAGCCGGGCGATGCCGTCGCGATCCGCATCCGCGACATCACCGTCACTTCGCTCGCGACAGCCTCGGGCCATGACAGTTCTCCCGCCGGATTCTGCCTTGGCGATCCCTATGTCGCGGCGCGCTGCCCTGTGTGCGACGAGATCTGGCCGGAGACCCACGTCGAGGGCATTGGTCAGGACGCCGTGCGCTGCGACAGATGCGGCAATGCCGTCAAGCCGTTCGAGATCGTTCACGGCTACACCGTGGTGTTCGACCACGCCCATGGCGTCGGCCTGACCATGCCGCGATCGGCCGCCGACAAGATTGCCCATGAAGCCAAGCATTATGCGGCCCTGCCCGATCACTCGGTGCAGCATTCCATCCTGACCTTCGCGCCCGCGGACATGGCCGGCGTGCCCGTGCGCCTCAGGCCGTTCCTCGGCCAGCTCGGCACGACGCCGTCCATGGCCCTGCCGGACTCGCATAATGCCGGTGATTTCGGCGCCTTCCTTGTCGGGGCTCCCCATCCCTATGCGGTCACGGCCGAGCAATTGGCCGCGCATAAGACAGACGGGCATATGGACATCGACGCGGTGCGCGCGGGCGCGATCCTCGTCGCGCCGGTGAAGGTGAAGGGTGCGGGCGTTTACATGGGCGACATGCATGCAGCCCAAGGCGACGGCGAGATCGCCGGCCACACCATGGACGTGGCGGGCAGCGTTACCCTGCAAGTCGAGGTGGTGAAGAACTATCGCATCGACGGGCCTGTCCTCTTCCCGCTGCTGGAGGATCTGCCGCCATTGGCGCGACCGCTCTCGCCAGCCGAGAAGGCGGCGGCGCAGAAGCTCGCGAGCCAATGGGGTGTCAGTGCGATCGAGGAACTCGCGCCGATCTCCGTGATCGGCACCGCGGCCAACATGAACGCCGCGATCGATAACGGGCTCCAGCGGGCAGCCGATCTTCTTGGCCTGACGGTCCCGGAAATTCGTAACCGTGCGACTGTCAACGGCGCCATCGAGATCGGTCGCGCCCCGGGTGTCATCCAGGTCACGTTCCTCGCGCCACTCAGCCGGCTGGATGCCGCAGGACTCGGCGATTACGCGCGCGAACAATACGGGTTGTAG
- a CDS encoding ABC transporter permease, with protein MAMIEAEAAETSSVDTKQAGAMMSAGRRAGFRHFLGRHPVILIGISVLLIFMLIAAASPHLLPDPARLDPSQRLRPPSWQNWFGTDHLGRSVLSRTLNGTSISLAAGTLVMVLTTVFGVLFGLLSGFFRRLDGILMRFMDGVMAIPGILLAIALMSLFGSSLQNVVVAITIVEVPRMARVVRSCVLVLRDQPYVEAAITLGTRVPRLLLRDILPNIAAPVLVQATYVFAAAMVVESVLSFLGAGTPPTIPSWGNMLAEGRQYLQRAPWIAAFPGVFLALLILTVNVLGDALRDALDPKLSRRRN; from the coding sequence ATGGCGATGATCGAAGCCGAAGCCGCCGAGACCAGTTCCGTCGACACCAAGCAAGCGGGCGCCATGATGTCGGCGGGGCGACGTGCCGGGTTCCGACACTTCCTCGGCCGGCATCCCGTCATCCTGATTGGGATCAGCGTCCTCCTGATTTTCATGCTGATCGCCGCCGCATCCCCCCATCTCCTGCCGGATCCGGCACGGCTCGATCCATCGCAACGCCTGCGACCTCCGAGCTGGCAGAACTGGTTCGGAACCGATCATCTCGGGCGCTCGGTGTTGTCGCGCACGTTGAACGGGACCAGCATTTCGCTCGCTGCCGGCACCCTGGTGATGGTGCTGACGACGGTCTTCGGTGTGCTCTTCGGCCTGCTGTCGGGATTTTTCCGTAGGCTCGACGGCATCCTCATGCGTTTCATGGACGGCGTCATGGCGATACCGGGCATTCTCTTGGCCATCGCGCTCATGTCGCTGTTCGGCTCGAGCCTCCAGAACGTCGTGGTCGCCATCACCATTGTGGAGGTGCCGCGCATGGCCCGCGTGGTGCGCAGCTGCGTGCTGGTGCTGCGCGACCAGCCCTATGTGGAAGCCGCGATCACGCTCGGCACGCGCGTTCCCCGCTTATTGCTTCGCGATATCCTGCCGAACATCGCAGCGCCCGTGCTGGTCCAGGCGACCTACGTCTTCGCGGCCGCGATGGTCGTCGAGTCGGTCTTGTCGTTCCTCGGCGCAGGGACCCCACCGACCATTCCAAGCTGGGGCAACATGTTGGCCGAGGGACGCCAATATCTGCAGCGCGCGCCCTGGATTGCCGCCTTTCCAGGGGTGTTTCTGGCGCTGCTCATTCTGACAGTGAACGTTCTCGGCGATGCCCTGCGGGATGCGCTCGATCCAAAGCTCAGCCGGCGCAGAAACTGA